From one Synechocystis sp. PCC 6803 substr. PCC-P genomic stretch:
- a CDS encoding DUF3750 domain-containing protein, protein MAMEVQLLWAKIPFVGRWAVHYWYVVGDRHGQSLENLQRWEVWQRRELKLPSWGHLHQNLLTPYGGVGNGPSFLAQQWSGPIGDRLGEIILNSPQIYPHCYSYRYWPGPNSNTYAQWVLEQAAINFDLGRLAVGRGYGQSIFSRFSHGHRQLER, encoded by the coding sequence ATGGCGATGGAAGTGCAACTATTGTGGGCCAAAATTCCCTTTGTTGGTCGCTGGGCTGTCCACTACTGGTATGTGGTCGGCGATCGCCATGGTCAGAGCTTGGAGAATTTACAAAGATGGGAGGTGTGGCAACGGCGAGAGTTGAAGCTCCCTAGTTGGGGTCATCTCCATCAAAATCTGCTGACTCCCTATGGAGGAGTGGGTAACGGCCCCAGTTTTTTAGCCCAGCAATGGTCTGGCCCCATTGGCGATCGCCTGGGGGAAATTATTCTCAACAGTCCCCAAATCTATCCCCACTGTTACAGCTATCGTTACTGGCCCGGCCCCAATAGCAACACCTATGCCCAATGGGTACTAGAACAGGCCGCCATCAATTTTGACCTGGGCCGACTGGCAGTGGGAAGGGGCTATGGCCAATCTATTTTTTCTCGGTTTTCCCATGGACATCGCCAGTTGGAACGTTAA
- the ndk gene encoding nucleoside-diphosphate kinase produces the protein MERTFIMIKPDGVQRQLIGEIVGRFEKKGFKLVAMKVMTVSQELAEKHYEALNDKPFFSGLVNFICSSPVVAMVWEGNSIVSTSRQMIGATDPHAAAPGTIRGDYGVSVGRNIIHGSDAIETAKREISLWFKDEEVNEWDATLNPWLYE, from the coding sequence ATGGAACGCACATTTATCATGATCAAGCCCGATGGGGTACAACGGCAATTAATTGGGGAAATTGTTGGCCGTTTCGAGAAAAAAGGCTTCAAATTAGTCGCCATGAAGGTGATGACTGTCTCCCAAGAATTAGCCGAAAAACATTACGAAGCTCTCAACGACAAACCGTTCTTTTCCGGCTTGGTGAACTTCATTTGTTCCTCTCCCGTGGTGGCCATGGTCTGGGAAGGTAATTCCATCGTTTCTACTTCCCGCCAAATGATTGGTGCAACTGATCCCCATGCTGCCGCCCCTGGTACTATCCGGGGAGATTACGGTGTGTCCGTTGGTCGCAACATTATCCATGGTTCCGATGCCATTGAAACCGCTAAACGGGAAATTTCCCTCTGGTTTAAGGATGAGGAAGTGAATGAATGGGATGCCACCCTTAACCCTTGGTTGTACGAGTAG